From the Spirochaetota bacterium genome, the window GCATTTTCTAAATAGGGGATTGCTTTTTCATTATTATTATTTTTAAGATACACTTTTGCCAGCTCAAAAGAAGCATTGCTTCTTAATTCTATATCATTGCTATTTGTATAAACATCCTCCAACAACGACATTCCTTCATCAGAATCTTTGGTGTTTAATAGTATTTTCCCCAACTCATATTTAGCATTATAGTGATAGGGCACATTATCAGTAGAAATGAGAATATACGATTTCAGGTTTAAACGGGCATTATATGTATCACCCAGGGCTATATATGATAGGGCTTTAAAATACTGTACACTCATAAAAGAAGGTACGCGTAACATACTCTCAGGAATTTCATTGAAATATTTTATTGCCTGCCAGTGTTTGCCGGTAAGCTGGTATATTCTCCCAACAAGTAGCCTGGCTTTTGATTGAATGCTAATATCACCTGTAGCATAAATCAAGGGTTCTAATACATCCAGTGCTTCATTGTAGCGCTCACTTAAGAACAGAGCCTCTCCAATTTTTATTACCCTATTACTGTCTTCATATTTTTTACTGCTTATAGCTAATGCTTTTTTCCATTCTATGATTGCTTCGTCATATCGCTTTTGATTGAAATATATTTCACCTATCCGATCATAGGCATTTATAATTAGCTGTTTATTCTTGCTCTGAGAAATGAACCTGTTATATTCTTCAATGGCCTTGATATAGTCATTCAGGGAATAATATGATTCTGCAATCCAGTAGCGGGCTTCGCTGCATAGATCAGGTGTTGTACATAAAAGTAAAAATCTGTTTAACTCAAAAATGGCCGAACGATATTGTTTTTGATAAAATATTGATAAGGCCAGATAATACCATGCTCTATCCTTGTAAGAATCATTTGCATCAATGACTTTTCTGAAAATAAGTTCCGAGGAACCATAATTCCCCATTCTGAATGCTTCCATACCCTGCTCAAAAAGCTGTGAGCTTTCTATTGCATACGAAACAACATTAAATATAAGTAATGTTATGAATACTATAAATACTCTTTTCATTCAAGTCCTGCACACGTTAACAGTCTGGTTAAAATATAATTAGTTGCCATTGTACGTATCTGCTCACGATTTCCTGCAAACTGTATCTGCGTTGTAAACGTATTACTTCCAACAATGCCAAAGCATACCAATCCTACCGGTTTATCTTTGGTCCCCCCGTCAGGGCCGGCTATACCTGTTGTTGAAATTCCATAATCGGCATTAAATTTTTCTTTAGCTCCTGCTGCCATTTCCAATGCAGTTTCTGTACTCACCGCGCCATAGGTTTGCAACGTTACCGGATTAACCCCTAACAGTGATACCTTTGACTGGTTGCTGTACGCCACTACACCACCTAATAGGACATTGGAAGAACCCGGTACATCAGTAATCCTTTTTGCTACAAGCCCCCCTGTACATGATTCTGCTATTGCTATTGTTTTCCCGTGACTGGCAAATATCTTAACAACTTTCTCTTCCAGTGAATTATATCCATATAATAATTTTGATCCAAAAAGCTTTTTTGCTTTTTCAACTATACTGTCTACCGGTAATATACTTTCATTGTTAGCACTGAGCATCACTGTTGTCATTCCAGCTTCATACGTTATGGAAACATCAACACCTTTCATAGAATTAACTATCTCTTTAACCCCCGAATCCACTTCTGCTTCACGCATCATAACAACCTTGAATGTTACCGAATTCTTTTTTTTCAGTTGATAATGACTTTCCAGATAATTGATAACCTTGCCAACCATGGAATGTAACTCTCGTGGAACACCTGGCATTACTATAATATCTTTTTCTTTAACAGTAATAGCAAAACCTGGTGCAAGCCCTACATCATTAACAAAAACTACTGCATTTTCAGGAACAGTTACCATCTTAAAATCAGAAGGTAAAACAGATTTCCCAATAGCATTAAAGAAATATTCCATGCGTTCCTTTGAAGGCTCATGAACCACTGGATTTAGTGTAAACATTTTTGCCAGAGTTTCAAAAGTAATATCATCAACGGTGGGTCCCAATCCACCTGAAATAATAATAATATCCGCATTATAGAATGCATGCTCAATTGCCAGGCGCAAGGTTTCGCTGTTATCACCAACCACGTAGTGCATTACCACGGGCAATCCAATTGCCTGCAAGTATTGACTTAAATAGAAATTATTGCTTTCATGAACACGGCCACAAACCAGTTCACTACCTGTAGCTATTAGTGCAGCTTTCATGTAATTATCGTAAATAGTATTTTACTATTTATTGTAATACAATAGTTGCAGCTATAAAAAATCAATAATTTATTTTTTTCAATGTTTTTTTTACATCCTCTCCGGGGCACTTACGCCAAGCAATGCCAGAGCATTTTTCAAAATGATACGCACACCATCACATAATGTAAGATAGCTCTGGGTACGGTCAGCATCATCGGTTAACACCCTGTGTTCAGTATAAAATTTATGGTATGCCTGCGCCAGGCGCATACAGTAAACAGTAATACGATGTGGTTCAAAGCTAGAAGCAGCATCATATACTTCTTCTGGAAAACGTGCCATAAGTTTTAATAAAGCAATCGTTTCCTGATTATTAAAATGTTCAGTGCTGGCAATGATCTTTTTGTACTCAATACCTCTGTTCTGCGCCTCTCTAAAAATTGAACAGATTCGTGCATGAGCATATTGCAAATAAAACACGGGATTTTCGCTGCTCTGGCGTTTTGCTAAATCAATATCAAAATCCAGATGGCTGTCCATTGAACGCATGACAAAGAAATATCGTGCAACGTCAGTTCCAATTTCTTCAATCAAATCTCGCATGGTGGAAAATGTACCCAACCGTTTTGACATTTTCACCGCTTCACCATTCATTAAAAGATTGACCTGCTGCGAAATAAGAATCCTGAAATGCTTTTCGTCATACCCCATTGCCTTCATCGCACCAACTAAGCGAGCAATATACCCATGATGATCAGGTCCCCAGATATCTATGATTAAATCATACCCTCGCTCAATCTTTGTTCTATGGTAAGCAATATCAGCCATTAAATATGTTGGTCTTCCATCATCGCGCACAACCACTCTGTCCTTATCATCACCAAACTGCGTGGAAGCAAAAACCTTTTTGCCATCCTCGTCTCGTATAACTCCCAGTGACTCTAAATATTTAAACACCTCCAGTACTTTTCCACTTTGGTGTAATGTACTTTCATGAAACCATGTATCAAAACTAACGTTAAATCTATCCAGATCTTCTTTTTGTGAAGCTACGTTATATTCAATTGCCTTTCGTGCACAAAAATTAATGATCTCTTCGTCATCATTTATGTGCGATAGTTCCTGTGAAAATTTTTCATGTATATATTTAGCAATATCCTTCACATATTCACCGTGATAGCCTTCTTCAGGGAATGGGACATCTTCTCCTAACATTTGCCGGTAGCGTATCCACACCGATTTTCCTAACCACAAAACCTGATTGCCATAATCATTGACATAAAATTCACGGTGAACTATATCACCACTAGCAGCTAGCAAATTTGCAAGAGTATCTCCCACTGCAGCTGCACGTGCAGAAACCACATTTAAAGGGCCAGTGGGATTTGCCGAAACAAACTCAACGTTGACCTTTCGGGGATTGGACTTTTTATTTTTGCCATATTCATCTTTGACAGTAACTATCTCTTCTAATCTTTGTAAAAGAAATGGCAATGATAGAAATATATTGATAAAGCCAGGTTTAACCACATCTATACGATCAAAAACTTCAGCATCAATATGTTGTTTTATTTCTTCGCCAATCTGCATGGGTGACATTCTGAGGATTTTTGCACATTCCATCGCAATAGGAGTTGCATAGTCACCAAATTTTTCCTCTTTTGGATACTCAATTTTTATAGATGGCGACTGCTCTAATGAAATATTTTTTGCCTGTAATAGTTTTGCTAAAGCTTGATCAACAGTTTGTGCAATATACTCTTTGATTATCAAAACAACACCTCTTTACATAAAATTAAACTCAATCGCACTGCTATTTCCAATCCCGATGTAATCAAGACAATTCCCACGGGGGCGACAATATTGTTATTAATAAAGAATGGAATTCTTTGTCCTGATTAAAACGGGACTCAAAATGACACCTCTCATCACTTTCATTTTAATAGCACCAAAGTTCTCAAAGAATCTCATGCCTTACACATTACTAGTTTTTCAATAAGCAATATATCACTAAATGTTAATGGAAAAAGATACAAATTGATTTTTTGCATTCACTAATTATTCCTAAATGTGAAAATTTGAATAAAATATAATATAGTGTACACCCCCGCCGCCGAAGGCGGCTGGGTGTACACTATATTCATTATGAAATTTTTTAAGGAATTATTGCTGTGTTGCATTAATTATTTTGTCAAGAATTTAATAAAAAACTTGCAATTATCACTTAATTATTGTATTGCATTTCTTAGATTTATATAGTCAAAAACAAAACTATTATATCATAAATCATAAGGGTAGACACTATGCAAATTAATAAAAATCAACTTCTTGGTTTGGTTTTATCAATAGGTGTATTTATTATTTTGTCATTTTTATATACACAAACCAAACTTTTAGATGGCCTTGAATACGGTTCAATCAATTTCAGGTTCTACTTACGTGACCCTTCAGAAAAAGCAGTAAAACTTCAGGAAGGGGTCAGGATGTCGCGTAAAAATCCACGCTCACGCGATGACATTATTATTCTGGGAATTGACGAGAACACCATCCGTGAATTTGATAACGAAGGTATAAAATGGCCATTCCCATGGAGCTATCATGCAAAATTTACCCGATATGTTGGATCCGGTGAACCAAAAGCCATGTTTTTTGATATCATGTTTCTTGACCACAAACCATATGAAGATGAATTTGCCAAAGCCGTAAAAGAAGCAAACTGTGTTTTTTTAGATTACCCATTTGAAACTGAAGAAATTGATGTTAAATACACTGATATTGAAGAACGTATGCGCATATTAGATATCTATTCTTTCCCTGTTGACCCGCAGGACAATTCAATGCCATGGGTTGAGGAAGCTGTACCTCCCACACCATTGTTGTCTCAGGCCGCAATTGGGTTAGGATTTGCAAATATACGCCCTGATGCTGACCATGTTAACCGAAAAGTTCCATTAGTGATAAAATATAAGGGTAAGTATTATCCTTCTATTGACCTTTTGATTGTTATGCACTATTATGGCATCACAAAGAAAGATGTTGCAATATCAATGGGCAACTATATAAAGTTATCAAACATTCCTAAAGAAAAAATGGCTAAACCCACTCCTGACAACAGTATACTTATTCCAATTGATGATGAAGGCTTTATGGATATTAATTTTATTGGAGGGCCAGGCAGTTTTACACACTATCCGTACTATTATTTTTGCAGGGATGGGAAAATACAAAACACTTCGCTCAAAGATAAAATTATTCTTGTAGCAGCGTATGCATCAACAGGTATTTCAACAGATATTCATAAATCTCCCTATGGCGACCTTTTTGGTATTGAACATCATGCCAATGCTTTAAACACAATCCTTAATCAGGATTTTATACTTAAGTTTACACCCTGGCAGAACATACTGATTTTGTTTGTCATTTCCCTGCTTTTAGGGTTTATACTCACACAGGTTTCTATTGTTGTATCTGTTGCCTTTACTCTTGGGCTTGTATTATTCTATATAATAGGCTCCTACCTGCTCTTTGACATATTCAATATAATCACCATATTTGCAACACCCATTATTCAGGTTGGAACAACATTTTCAATTATTATTGCCTATAGAGTGTTGACAGAACAACAGGAGAAAAAATACATACGACAAACTTTTTCCAAATTTGTTTCCAAAACTGTTGTTGATGAGCTTTTAAAACATCCTGATAAATTAAAATTGGGTGGTGATAAAAAGATTCTCACCGTATTATTCTCCGATATACGAAGTTTTACTACCATTTCAGAAAAAATGACTCCAGAAGAACTGGTGGAACATCTTAACGAATATCTGCAGGCTATGACTGATTTAGTTTTTAAATATGATGGTACACTTGATAAATATGTTGGCGATGAAATCATGGCATTTTGGGGGGCACCTATCCCGCAGGATAATCACGCGTTGTTAGCATGTAAATGCGCAGTTGAAATGATGCAGGTTTTAGAACAACTGAATAAACGATGGGTGCAGATGAACAAACCTGCCTTGCATATTGGTATTGGAATCAATACCGGTGAAATGGTAGTTGGCAATATGGGTTCTGCTTCACGTATGGACTACACTTTGATGGGTGATAATGTAAACTTAGGTGCCCGTCTTGAGGGTACCAATAAACAGTATGGAACGGGCATTATTATCAGTGAATTCACCTATGAACATGTCAGGGATCATGTCATAGCACGTGAACTGGACCTTGTAAGAGTTAAAGGGAAGCAATTACCGGTAAAGATTTATGAATTAATTGACATCAAAGACTGATATTTCTTTTTTACCACAGGGAGTGCCGGTCACAATCACAGGGTTATCAAGGGAACCCGTTATAACAAAATTAATCCTTTGAGACCCTTTGATGACCGGCCCTTCTCTGGTAAATATTGATGCATAACAGGGCAACGACAACCCTTTATCAATTGTATAGTTTCCATAACCACCAAGTTGTACCATGTCTGTATCGATAAACATATTCTGTAAAATCCATCTGTCAGCTACATGGTTTATAGTTAAATCCAGTCTGTTGCAGTGCCATACTCCATCAGGGAATGATACATTACAGGTTGTTGCTACTTCAGAAATCTTTTTCTGTAACAACGTTTTATTAAATATAGTATTGGCGATAGTTATCTGTAATAAACCATTGCCATTTTGAAGCAGATGGCTTGGACGATACCCGGACACGGAATAATTTAAACTCACATTCATAACCCCTGTGGCATTCTTTTGGCCACAATCCTGCAAATACCTACCATAATCAAAATTGGATACACCAGCAGTAATATTCAGATTGGGATAGTCACAGTTGCAAAATGCATTGATATTGAAAGAATATATTCCTGAATAACCTTCACAGTTGAATGATGGAGTTGAAATTGTACCTTTATTGGATATTAGATCAATATTAATGTTCTTCAAATGTGCATTTTTTTCAAATAGTAACTTTCCAATATTGAATTTTAGTTTAATTATATTGTTTATTAAATATTTACCCAATGGCTTATCTCTGAAAAATATTTCATTATAACCAATACCCATATCTTCCATAGCACCAGTATATAACGATGATATGCCATCAGCCAAAAGATACTCCAGCACATCAGACTGAAGTTGTTTTGAAGTAATGGACATGTCAGTTGTGGAAGTAAATGGTGCCCATTTATCAATATTAATTTTTGAATGTACCAGTATATCAGATTGTTTGTGTTTCGTAAAGAAATCAAGAATGACAGATTTAACATCACCCTCCACTTTTAACCTGGCATTTTTTAAATAAGAGGTAGTGGAATTGCCAACTTTCTTAAATACAGATATATCATGAACATCACATAATATTTTACATGACTTCATAGTATCGTTAGCAATATCAAAATCAAATTGTGTCAGTATCTTCAACGAACCATCATAAAACATTCCGGGTATTAATTGAATATAATCACAGTCATCCAGATCTATCTGATTTGTTGAGAAATAAAACTGCAGTAATTTATCTTTAATGTATTTTACTGTGGCATCTATTGAAATCTCTTTATCATTAAATGCAAAAGAAGATACATTAATTTCAGATAAATCTTCTTTGCAGTCCATCTGGGCATCAATACTTATATTATCTTTTGCTATGTATTCAAAATGAGGAATATTTTTAATATTTTCAATGGTACAATTATCAAATTCAACCGTACCTTTAAATGAATATCCAGAGTCATGATTGATATTGCAATCAGTGTAAAAATATCCCTTCACAGTTATTGGGTATTCAGTATATTCTTTTATAAAATAGTTTACAATATGCATATCTAACTTTTTGGCGTATATACTATGATGTGATGATTTATATCCCATGGCATCAGTATAATTAATGATCCCGGATATATGTATCCTGCCTGAATCAAGGCTACTATCGGTTGGTAAAACTTCCCCTTTAATAGTATATGATAAATGTTTATTTTTCAGTGAAATAGCAAGTGATACATCTTGAATGCTTAGTTTTAATTTATCTGTACTTAAATTTTCATTATACAGTAAACTGCCATCTAATTCCATGTAAAAATCATCAAGATTTATAGTATTCCCATTTACTATCCCTGAGAATATTCCTTTAAAAGTTTCCAAATAACTTTTGCCATAATTTTTTACAATTGTCATGGAAGCATCTGTAAAGGTTACCCCTTTTATTACTATACTGCCGGTTATTGCCTTAAAATAGTTCAAATCTATTATGGCTTTTTTGCATGAAATAAAATTGTAATTATCATTAAAATCAGTAGTGGGTGCTATCTTAACATTCTTTAAAACTATATTCCCCCCTAGTGTAACACTACTACTATCAAACTGTATTGCTTTTTTGAAATTATTTTCAAATATTTCCTCTATTATTTGAGGTGTTATTTTTGGTTTTAGCAGTACCGTGAAATAAATTTTTTGAATGACTATAAAACACAAAAGTATAGCAATAGTTATAATAAATACTGGTAAATGTTCTGGATGTATTTTATCCGTTAATTTCTTCATATTTTCTATTTTTGTATACCTGGCACTTTTTTGATTTAACATGGAATAAATTTTAAATATTGTCAAGATTTTATTTTGTTGATTATACATATATACTATTTTACAATTGTTACACTATATTGAGTCAAGGGTTATACGATGCCTCAAATTGTTAAGCCTGAAACAAAAACAAAAATCCTCTATGCTGCTGAAAAATTATTTAATGAAAAGGGTTATTCAAAAACTAAAATTACAGATATTATGGATTATTGCAATTTAGCAACCGGCACATTTTATGTATATTTCAAAGATAAAGAAATGCTTTTAACTGAGATTTACCAGCCCATAGTTGATTCAATTGATTCAATTTTTGTTTTATCACCCTTGCCCCAAGACATTACCCAACCAGAATATTTTACAATTCTTAAACAAGAAATTTTGAGATTAAGTGAATTTGCGCTTAAATTTACTAGTGAATTGGGATTCTTATTACTCCATGCATACGATTCAAAGTTTTCTTATTTCCCTGAAAAACTGCAGCATATTATATATCAAGAATTGGAGAAGTTTTTAACTATAGGGATATCTCATGGTTTTATACGTAATGCCCATATCCCCGTGTTATCAAAAGTATGTTGCGGAATTATCTTGACAATGATCAATTTACTGATTATTGATAGCTATAAACCTTTACAAGGTATAATTGTTCAGGAATCCATTGAAATAATTATTAACGGAATTAAAAAAATATAAAAAAGTACAGCACAAAGTTATGGAAGAACAGATTAAATTGTTAAACTTGCTCAAAGAAAATGATAAAACTGCAATTGACAAATACAGAAATATAAATTTTTTTGAAAACCATGTGGCGTTTGTTGGAACCCCTAAAAAGCACCAGTACGATAAATCAAAAATTATTTTATTATCCGATCCTTTTTCAGATAAAAAAATATTTTATGAATTTTCAATTGATACCATTGACCTGGTTGAAGAATTAGGAACAATTTCTTCCCAGGATGGGAAAAATGCCCTTCAAATCCGTATCTGGGTAAAAAAAGGCACTGTAGCATTAAAATACGAACCATTCATTATTGAATAATTATACAATTGTGTGAGCTCTCTATGGCATATATTTCTCATCTTCTTTTTGATTTTGCACCTTATGTTCACTATATTGCATTTATACTTCTACTGCTAGCAGGATTTAATTTCCCAATATCTGAAGATATAATTTTTATTATATCTGCTTCTATTGCAGCAACAATTATACCAGAGCATACAATTAAAATTGCTGCTGGCTGTATGCTGGGTGCTTACTCC encodes:
- a CDS encoding CinA family nicotinamide mononucleotide deamidase-related protein, encoding MKAALIATGSELVCGRVHESNNFYLSQYLQAIGLPVVMHYVVGDNSETLRLAIEHAFYNADIIIISGGLGPTVDDITFETLAKMFTLNPVVHEPSKERMEYFFNAIGKSVLPSDFKMVTVPENAVVFVNDVGLAPGFAITVKEKDIIVMPGVPRELHSMVGKVINYLESHYQLKKKNSVTFKVVMMREAEVDSGVKEIVNSMKGVDVSITYEAGMTTVMLSANNESILPVDSIVEKAKKLFGSKLLYGYNSLEEKVVKIFASHGKTIAIAESCTGGLVAKRITDVPGSSNVLLGGVVAYSNQSKVSLLGVNPVTLQTYGAVSTETALEMAAGAKEKFNADYGISTTGIAGPDGGTKDKPVGLVCFGIVGSNTFTTQIQFAGNREQIRTMATNYILTRLLTCAGLE
- the argS gene encoding arginine--tRNA ligase; this encodes MKEYIAQTVDQALAKLLQAKNISLEQSPSIKIEYPKEEKFGDYATPIAMECAKILRMSPMQIGEEIKQHIDAEVFDRIDVVKPGFINIFLSLPFLLQRLEEIVTVKDEYGKNKKSNPRKVNVEFVSANPTGPLNVVSARAAAVGDTLANLLAASGDIVHREFYVNDYGNQVLWLGKSVWIRYRQMLGEDVPFPEEGYHGEYVKDIAKYIHEKFSQELSHINDDEEIINFCARKAIEYNVASQKEDLDRFNVSFDTWFHESTLHQSGKVLEVFKYLESLGVIRDEDGKKVFASTQFGDDKDRVVVRDDGRPTYLMADIAYHRTKIERGYDLIIDIWGPDHHGYIARLVGAMKAMGYDEKHFRILISQQVNLLMNGEAVKMSKRLGTFSTMRDLIEEIGTDVARYFFVMRSMDSHLDFDIDLAKRQSSENPVFYLQYAHARICSIFREAQNRGIEYKKIIASTEHFNNQETIALLKLMARFPEEVYDAASSFEPHRITVYCMRLAQAYHKFYTEHRVLTDDADRTQSYLTLCDGVRIILKNALALLGVSAPERM
- a CDS encoding adenylate/guanylate cyclase domain-containing protein, encoding MQINKNQLLGLVLSIGVFIILSFLYTQTKLLDGLEYGSINFRFYLRDPSEKAVKLQEGVRMSRKNPRSRDDIIILGIDENTIREFDNEGIKWPFPWSYHAKFTRYVGSGEPKAMFFDIMFLDHKPYEDEFAKAVKEANCVFLDYPFETEEIDVKYTDIEERMRILDIYSFPVDPQDNSMPWVEEAVPPTPLLSQAAIGLGFANIRPDADHVNRKVPLVIKYKGKYYPSIDLLIVMHYYGITKKDVAISMGNYIKLSNIPKEKMAKPTPDNSILIPIDDEGFMDINFIGGPGSFTHYPYYYFCRDGKIQNTSLKDKIILVAAYASTGISTDIHKSPYGDLFGIEHHANALNTILNQDFILKFTPWQNILILFVISLLLGFILTQVSIVVSVAFTLGLVLFYIIGSYLLFDIFNIITIFATPIIQVGTTFSIIIAYRVLTEQQEKKYIRQTFSKFVSKTVVDELLKHPDKLKLGGDKKILTVLFSDIRSFTTISEKMTPEELVEHLNEYLQAMTDLVFKYDGTLDKYVGDEIMAFWGAPIPQDNHALLACKCAVEMMQVLEQLNKRWVQMNKPALHIGIGINTGEMVVGNMGSASRMDYTLMGDNVNLGARLEGTNKQYGTGIIISEFTYEHVRDHVIARELDLVRVKGKQLPVKIYELIDIKD
- a CDS encoding TetR/AcrR family transcriptional regulator; the protein is MPQIVKPETKTKILYAAEKLFNEKGYSKTKITDIMDYCNLATGTFYVYFKDKEMLLTEIYQPIVDSIDSIFVLSPLPQDITQPEYFTILKQEILRLSEFALKFTSELGFLLLHAYDSKFSYFPEKLQHIIYQELEKFLTIGISHGFIRNAHIPVLSKVCCGIILTMINLLIIDSYKPLQGIIVQESIEIIINGIKKI
- a CDS encoding inorganic pyrophosphatase Ppa, yielding MEEQIKLLNLLKENDKTAIDKYRNINFFENHVAFVGTPKKHQYDKSKIILLSDPFSDKKIFYEFSIDTIDLVEELGTISSQDGKNALQIRIWVKKGTVALKYEPFIIE